The genomic window CCCCTGGCGGGCCAATAAGCCGGCGAGGTTCGCGTGGGCGGGCGCGTGGTCGGGCTTGAGCAGGATGGCCGCGTTGATTTCGGCCATCGCTTCGACGAGCTTCCCTTGCCAGCCCAGGAGTTCGCCCAAGGCGTTATGGGCCTCGGCATAGTCGGGCTTGAGGCGCAGGGCATCACGGTATTGGCCGATCGCCGTATCCGCCTGGCCGCGTTTTGCCAACGCCAGGCCGAGATTGAAATGGGCCTCGGCATAGTCGGGCCGCGCCCGAATTGCCTGCTTGAACAGCCCGATGGCCTCGTCCAGACTGCCGCGCAGCGCCAATTCGCTTCCTAAGTTCTGATAGGATTCCGCGGCGCTCAGGTCGTTTGGATCGATTTCCAGCGCACGCCGGTATTGAGCGATCGCCTCGTCGCTCCTTTTCTTATGAGAAAGGGCACAGCCGAAATTGCAGTGAGCCCGAGGATTGTTGGGCCGTTTGTTCACTGTGTCTTGCCACATTGCAAGCTCCGAGCGGTAATCGTGATTGCGAACGACCGTCGTCCAGGCCAACGCGACAATCGCCGCGAAAACGACGGCCGCCGGCGCCAATCGCATCGCCAATCCAGTCGCCCGAAGCCGAGACCACAAGCGATACGCTCCCAGGACTACAAGCGCCGCGAGCGGCGCGAGCGGCAAATACATGCGATGCTCGAAGGCCGCGTCGAGAATCGGAACGAAGCTCGACGTGGGGGCCAGAATCAGAAAAAACGCCGCGGCGCAGAACCCCAGAGCCGGCCGCTTGGCCAGCGCCCATCCGGTCAGACCGAGCAGCGTGAGGATTATCAGCGCCGGCGGTACGATCTGCCCGAGCGTGCGTGCCGGGGGAAGATCGTAGGCGAAGCACAGCGAGTCAGGCCAAAACGCCAACTGCAAATACATGACGATCACTTGCGGCTCGGTGATCAGATACGTCCAGGGAGTGAACCGCCGAGTGTGCAGGCCGGTCGTGGCGTCGTGGAAATTCGTCCAGAGGAGCACCCAGACCACGACGCCCCACGTCGCGAAGATAGCGGCATACAGTCCCCACCGCTCCGCGAAGGCCCGCCGCAACAAGCGACTCCAATTCTTTGAGTGGCCAACGCCCGCCGCCGAAGCCCACGACGAGCCTCCCTCTCCCTCTGGGAGAGGGCCGGGGTGAGGGGAACCCGCATTCGACCCGACAACCGCGCTCAAGAAAATAACGTCATAGAGCAGTATCAGAACTGGCGCGGTAAACATCACTTCCTTGGTCGCCATGCCGAGCAAACAGTTGGCCACGGCGGCGACGTACCACAGCGTCCGCCGCTGCGGCGAGCGATCGTCGCTCGTCGCGCCGCGAATCACGCAGTAAAGCGTTAGCAGATAAAACAGGCCAACGAGCGATTCGGCCCGCTGAATGACGTAAGTGACCGCTTCCGTCTGGAGCGGGTGGACGACCCAGATGAGCGCCACGGCCGCGGCCAAGGGTGTCGCGACGGCGCCGAATTGATCCTTCAACCGCGGCAGGATCAACGTCCGCCGCACGATTCCGAACAGAACCAGTGCGGCTGCCAGGTGAATCGCCAGATTGACGGCGTGATAGCCCCAAACGTTGACTCCGCCCAGCGCGTAGTTCAACGCCAGCGACAAGCTGACGATCGGCCGGCCGCCGACGCGCGCGGCATCCACCGGAAAGAGCACGTCGCTAATCGGCCATAAATGGCGAATCGTCGTGTTTTCGACAATCCATCCCTGATCGTCGAACACGAACGCCCCCTCGAAGCTGTTGGCATAAGCGGCCAGCGCCGCCAGCGAAATCGCACCGACGGCCAGCAGCGTCGCTCGGCGAGACCAGGGAGGTCTTTCGCCTAGAGGTCGAGAAATAACGGATGGTTCAACAGCCGTCAGCGGGCCGTTCGACGAAGGCAATTCGTCTATTTGGCCACGCTCCGGCGAAATGGTCAGGTTGGACCCGTCTGTTCCTCCCATACTTCCAAGTTAGCATGGCGGATGGAACGAGCCAAATACGTACAGGCTCAACTCGACGTTCGAGCCAGTTTCGGTTGGTCCGCGGCGGCCGCAGTATATTTGGCCGCCTCGGCCACCAGTTGCTCGAGTTCAGCGAAGCTCACCGGCTTCGTCATGTGGCGATTGAAACCGAGTTCCAGTGCGCGGGTCTTGTCCTCGGGCTGTCCCCAGCCGGTCAGCGCGACGAGATAAATCGATCGGCCCCAGGCCTGTTTGCGAATTCTCTGGGCGATCTCGTAACCGCTCATCTCCGGCAGGCCGATGTCCAATAGCGCCAACTCGGGCTGCAGCATCTCGCTGGCCTCGATGGCGGCCCGGCCGTTGTAGGCAATGTGAACGTCGTGCCCCATCCGCCGCAGGAGCAGCGCCAAGCTGTCCGCCAAATCCTTGATGTCATCCACGACGAGCACCCGGCACGGCCTCGCCATCGGCTTGGACGCCGCATCGTTGTGTTCAACCCGCGCCGGCGCCGGAGGCGCCGCGAGCAGCGGCAAGCGCACGGCAAACTCACTCCCGCGGCCGGTGCCGTCGCTACGAACATCAACCCGGCCGCCGTGCAATTCGACCAGCCGTTTGACGAGCGCCAGACCAACGCCAAGCCCGCTTCCGCTTCGCCCCGGCGACCGTTCGACCTGCGTAAACAATTCGAAGACATGCGGCAACATCGGGCCGGGAATACCGATCCCCGTATCGCGAATCGAAATCACCACGTCGCTCCCCTGGCGCGCCGCCTCGAGCCGGATGCTGCCGCGGGCGGGCGTGAATTTCGCCGCGTTGTTCAGCAAGTTCAGAAACACTTGCGTCAATCGGACAGGATCCGCTTCGATAGGGAGCGGCTCCGGCGGCAGGACAACCGTCAACCGCTGATTCTTTTGGTCGATGAGCGGCCGGCTGGAATCCACGGCGTTGGCGACGATCGGCGCCAAATGGGTGCGCTCCTTATGGAGCGCGATCTTGCCGCGGGTGATGCGCGAAACATCCAGCAGATCGTCCATGAGCCGCGTCATCTGTTGGACCTGCCGCTCGATTACATCGTGCGCCGCGGCCACGTCGGGATCGGGCGATCCTTTTATGCGAAGTAGATCGACGGCCGTGCAAATCGGCGCCAATGGATTGCGCAGCTCATGGGCCAAAACGGCGATGAACTCATCGAAGCGATGCTTCAATTCAGCCATCTCCGTCGCGGGGCGGGTCGCGGACGTGTCCGGCTCGGCCGGCGTCGGATCGTCGAAATCAAGAGCGCTCATGGCCAATTATGCGAACTCGGCATAAAAGGGGGACTTGTCGCCGGGAGGCGAGCATCGCGGATAAAGACCTTGCTATGCGGTTCGCCGGCGCGGGCGAGCATGTTCGGCAACCTGAGTGCAGTCGTCGACTCGCCGCACGCCTTCGATGTTCCGCAATAATGCATGCATCACTTGCTTGGTGTAAAACGTGGGGAGCCGTCCGCGGAGGATCAGCACGCCCGCATGGCATTCGCAACTGACGTGGCGCAGAGCCAAATACGGAGACTGCCGAAGAAGTTCGATCGCTTTCTCGGTTGTCGAACTGAACGCTCGGTTTCTTCCAAGTCCCCTCAGTGTGTCGTGCAGCGCATCGCGCAGCACCGGCGAAAACCGCTCCGCCGAAGTTGATAGATTTGATTGGTGTCGAATCGCCCCCAGCAATTCCATGATCCGCCCTCCCGGCAAAGTAATTGTGCTTGGTGTTCAAGAAATGAGACCGGATTCCCACGTCGAACCGGGAGCGGGCCGAATTGGACCAAGCTGCAATCATTCTTGAATCGCGCAATCCAGGCGAGAGCACAGCGCCACCGTCTGCCTAGCATGTTACAGGCGGAAGGGTTGCTCGCAAGTCGGGAGAACCGCCCATTTGACGTGCTGGAATTCGCTACACGGCGTTAGAGCCTATCCGAGAACCGCCGGGGACTGTCCCCTTTTGTGAAGCGGGCACCATCGTCCGATGGTCGGGAACAAAAGGGGACTGTCCCCCTCGTCTTCGTGCGGTTCTCGGATAGGCTCTTAGTGCAATTCGCCGCCGTGCTGTAGGATGGTCGAAGGCGGAAGTCCGCGGTTGGTTCGGATTTCGGCTTCAGCCGGTTTTGGGGGCCGCGAACGATGGCTAAGAAAAAGAGCCGGTCGCCGATCGGGGAGCGCAAGAGAGCAAAGCAGTCGCTCGAAACGCCCCCAAGTGAGCAACGCCCCGTCGCGCCGGCCGCGATCAAGAAAGCCGAGCAGGCCGCCGATCGCCCGGCCGCTGTCGTCGGAGTCGGTGCATCGGCCGGCGGATTGGACGCCTTCCGGCAATGGTTTGCCGCCATGCCGTCCGACACCGGCATGGCCTTTGTACTAATCCAGCATTTGGATCCCAACCATCCGAGCCTGACTGCCGAATTGCTGAGCAAGCAAACGAAGATGCCCGTCGTTCAAGTGACGGATGGAATGCACATTCTGCCGAACCACGTATTTGTCATCCCGCCCAAGACCTATTTGACGATCCGCGGCGAGACGCTGCACCTCACCGAGCCGCTCGAGCGCCGCGGGCTACGGGTGCCCATCGAGATCAATCAACCGCCGATGGCGATGGAAACGATTCGCGACATTAGCAACCGGAAACGCCTCGAGCAGCAAATTGCCGAAATTGCCGAGCAAGAGCGGCAGACTTTGGGCCG from Pirellulales bacterium includes these protein-coding regions:
- a CDS encoding tetratricopeptide repeat protein — encoded protein: MPSSNGPLTAVEPSVISRPLGERPPWSRRATLLAVGAISLAALAAYANSFEGAFVFDDQGWIVENTTIRHLWPISDVLFPVDAARVGGRPIVSLSLALNYALGGVNVWGYHAVNLAIHLAAALVLFGIVRRTLILPRLKDQFGAVATPLAAAVALIWVVHPLQTEAVTYVIQRAESLVGLFYLLTLYCVIRGATSDDRSPQRRTLWYVAAVANCLLGMATKEVMFTAPVLILLYDVIFLSAVVGSNAGSPHPGPLPEGEGGSSWASAAGVGHSKNWSRLLRRAFAERWGLYAAIFATWGVVVWVLLWTNFHDATTGLHTRRFTPWTYLITEPQVIVMYLQLAFWPDSLCFAYDLPPARTLGQIVPPALIILTLLGLTGWALAKRPALGFCAAAFFLILAPTSSFVPILDAAFEHRMYLPLAPLAALVVLGAYRLWSRLRATGLAMRLAPAAVVFAAIVALAWTTVVRNHDYRSELAMWQDTVNKRPNNPRAHCNFGCALSHKKRSDEAIAQYRRALEIDPNDLSAAESYQNLGSELALRGSLDEAIGLFKQAIRARPDYAEAHFNLGLALAKRGQADTAIGQYRDALRLKPDYAEAHNALGELLGWQGKLVEAMAEINAAILLKPDHAPAHANLAGLLARQGKLAAAEVQARRALEIDPRSPDAHSKLAGILALEGTTEDAIAHYQRALAIEPNSAEVHIHLGRLLDSQGKTREAIDHWRQAVRLQPNYPAILDQLAWTLATDPDDSLRDGVEAVELAQRAVQLTGGQNPETLATLAAAEAEVGRYPKAVEIAERALDLAVGQSNRDELATALRDQIKHFYETGFPYHQPRRP
- a CDS encoding ATP-binding protein; amino-acid sequence: MSALDFDDPTPAEPDTSATRPATEMAELKHRFDEFIAVLAHELRNPLAPICTAVDLLRIKGSPDPDVAAAHDVIERQVQQMTRLMDDLLDVSRITRGKIALHKERTHLAPIVANAVDSSRPLIDQKNQRLTVVLPPEPLPIEADPVRLTQVFLNLLNNAAKFTPARGSIRLEAARQGSDVVISIRDTGIGIPGPMLPHVFELFTQVERSPGRSGSGLGVGLALVKRLVELHGGRVDVRSDGTGRGSEFAVRLPLLAAPPAPARVEHNDAASKPMARPCRVLVVDDIKDLADSLALLLRRMGHDVHIAYNGRAAIEASEMLQPELALLDIGLPEMSGYEIAQRIRKQAWGRSIYLVALTGWGQPEDKTRALELGFNRHMTKPVSFAELEQLVAEAAKYTAAAADQPKLARTSS
- a CDS encoding BON domain-containing protein; translated protein: MELLGAIRHQSNLSTSAERFSPVLRDALHDTLRGLGRNRAFSSTTEKAIELLRQSPYLALRHVSCECHAGVLILRGRLPTFYTKQVMHALLRNIEGVRRVDDCTQVAEHARPRRRTA